Proteins from a single region of Cryptococcus neoformans var. grubii H99 chromosome 5, complete sequence:
- a CDS encoding high-affinity cell membrane calcium channel protein, translating to MSHFRNHSLAISTSASIHTSASPSPVSPASPASASAGLSRRHSWNVTDESQEIPTFNDPSNASRHVDDNLTPRRAVPLHSTPLGKSGTVHSHRLSERDIIWADVNDGRDIGGDPNETTPTKSHNRPFFDSYQSTTSLHSTISPLDVNGRSSDDRERLTTGPSHVMHYNGIGKGTPRRSPRKPYNESGSSLRRSSTLRNVSQSLRKASVRVVNIMGTERGDGRERLGSDDEGEEVLQDVEIDGDQAFAMSSTNDNPGTVPSPRQLPTRSQREEVDHGRLRGRTMCLFGPMSRVRKSMDRLMRYPWTEPVILLLIITNVVVLAIQSAPALDSPRIDNGYFQGWEDFVLLVLFIVFTLEMFARIVVTGLLLDPETSLRESLFGQDGAVPILKQYLLITKFNIQSNLRRNATKRRAPWRSQGQNDAAHNKDSKTPANSALRSLTGLSEAPFQKAMARQKGLSDQGRPYLRHSWHRIDMIAVFAFWITFFLALTGYEATADRHVYIFRALSVLRAGRLLVITSGTTTILHSLKRAGPMLITVSYFLVFAACIFSIIGVQSFRGSFRRACVLTDPHNSSNVIQLETQCGGWLDPTSFKSMSYLSLDGTSSAVPPKGYICPLGQICMTTDENPNNNVNSFDNVFSSLVQVIIVISINTWAPVMYMAMDSDFFGSSLFFIAGVIVLNFWLINLLIAVVVNTFSDIRAETKRSAFGAGETFLGTEPHWAAEDEKTKNNRLLAFYQKTEIFWVILVVADLVAQGSKSSSSPESMLRLLDRLELAFTLAFDLEIIIRFLAYFPDWRTFFYRKRNCFDLFLAIACSIIQIPAISNSPIYPWLTVFQLIRWYRVILAFPRMKPLLITVFGSFSGLLNMVIFLFLMNFLGALMALQLFRGDLEAGETITFSQTYNSFLGMYQIFSSENWTDIVYDTMGAESQYKQNIIAAIFLCGWFLFSNFIVLQMFIAVINENFAIAEEQKRKQQIQAFIHRAEAPSAHASWIDRLNPYRLMTARHRAVRVKTLPPNLILPLKQNVGIDVSDVPSSLPMNDGKSTKGAVKRLLGRDGDEDQIPLKRFKRPPPRESTDDAEDEDDDRGLTDLLPPLNAAVSTDEHMDAFRERRNQQADFIAAHPSFDKSLWLFKQNNPIRKFCQACVPSAYGERIFGRSTNPTLALIVKTVVFLAVVASIVVAAIASPSYRREYYADHGISRRTWFDLTEVALGLIFVLEAAMKIVADGFIFAPNAYLLSLWNVLDFIILITLLINITTSLIFIGGLSRVTRALKSFRALRLITLFGRLRDTLHAVLFAGALKILDASIFMILYLIPFAVWGLNIFSGLLYYCNDDDSSGLTSCIGEFSTSSIDDSLTYLVPRVWVNPTVDESIWSFDSFRESILILFEIVSLEGWIDVMASVMNIVGRDQQPQNQASQWNAIYLVIFNLFGGVIILTLFVSIIIKNFSTRSGNALLTSEQRQWVDLSKFIKAQTPSQLPKGRPRLPFRAWCYDRAVNKNGFWAVGFTMIYYLHILLLMMEDFSENLLNEVQLDWIFLFLTVLYAVDLLVRFYGLGFKSFKSNGWNIFDLIVITGSFATTIPALQADSSGGTANQANVQLQKLFLVSISLKLVQRISSLNQLFKTSVASLPAIGNLFLLWATIFIFYAILYLEVFGLTKEGNNAGTRFQNYYTFGNALLMLAFMSTGEGWNGYMHDYTIQEPRCTENGNFLESDCGSAPGAYVLFISWNIISMYIFVNMFTGVVVESFAYVYQMPGKSSLNREEMRAFKQLWAEFDSQRIGYIKRKDLIRFFSRLTGVFEVRPFPVEFGVHNIIRHSRPDQVDNNASSQSYVITGVKHAVDVRRVAEQIAQIDYKQVRVRRQLFSRLYNEARISEEPGKGISFTAMLMMLAHYKLIDDESALQLDDLLLRRAKTERVTDLVNLDRVRGLLRTIYWRKRFLATRDARKLTLNAEAEGIPAIVLDPTPITPPDYNGQSRYDTPYSPQVQEKEESIPKRITPTEIIPPTSFSPSARTYPLPASDLSNSSDGNSLPSPSLYNSPTRLTSRPALLGRQPSNNSHLSSDDAHYRRDSRPDEDLHTKDYDDDMLDSMWGDMMREAVDQEGIKNEQG from the exons ATGTCCCACTTCCGCAACCACAGCCTCGCAATATCCACTTCAGCCTCTATACACACCTCTGcatccccctcccccgTATCCCCAGCATCCCCAGCCAGCGCTTCTGCAGGTCTTTCCCGCCGCCATAGCTGGAACGTAACGGACGAGAGCCAAGAAATACCGACTTTTAACGATCCCAGCAACGCCTCTCGCCATGTAGACGACAACCTTACTCCTAGAAGAGCCGTCCCGCTGCATAGCACGCCTTTGGGCAAGTCTGGAACTGTCCATTCACACCGCCTAAGCGAGAGGGACATTATATGGGCCGATGTCAACGATGGGAGGGACATAGGGGGAGACCCTAATGAGACCACACCCACGAAGAGCCACAATAGGCCCTTCTTCGACTCTTACCAATCGACAACCTCTTTGCATTCAACAATATCGCCCTTGGATGTCAACGGGAGATCATCAGACGACAGGGAGCGTCTCACAACTGGACCCTCGCACGTTATGCATTATAATGGGATAGGCAAGGGTACACCCAGGCGGTCGCCCAGAAAGCCGTACAATGAGAGCGGTTCCAGCTTACGTAGGAGCTCAACGCTGAGGAACGTCTCCCAGTCTCTGAGGAAAGCGAGCGTGAGAGTAGTCAACATCATGGGCACAGAACGTGGAGACGGCAGGGAAAGGTTAGgcagtgatgatgaaggcgaagaggtATTGCAGGATGTGGAAATCGATGGAGATCAAGCCTTTGCTATGAGCAGCACGAACGATAATCCGGGAACTGTGCCAAGCCCTAGGCAATTGCCCACCAGGTCtcagagagaagaggtggatCACGGCCGACTAAGAGGAAGGACGATGTGCCTATTTGGTCCGATGAGCAGGGTAAGGAAGAGTATGGATCGCTTGATGCGGTATCC CTGGACGGAGCCTGTCATACTGTTGCTTATTATAACAAATGTTGTCGTCCTCGCTATTCAGTCCGCGCCTGCTCTGGACTCGCCCAGGATCGACAACGGATACTTCCAGGGTTGGGAGGACTTCGTGCTGCTGGTGCTTTTTATCGTCTTTAC GCTGGAGATGTTTGCACGTATAGTCGTCACCGGGCTATTGCTTGATCCAGAGACGTCTCTCCGCGAATCTCTCTTCGGCCAAGATGGTGCCGTCCCTATTCTGAAACAATACTTGCTAATAACCAAATTCAACATTCAATCCAACCTGCGACGCAATGCAACTAAAAGACGTGCACCGTGGAGATCACAAGGACAGAACGATGCTGCGCACAATAAGGACTCAAAGACCCCTGCCAATTCGGCGCTGAGGTCCCTGACAGGCCTTTCAGAAGCGCCTTTTCAAAAGGCCATGGCCAGGCAAAAGGGTTTATCTGATCAGGGAAGACCGTATCTCCGTCATTCATGGCATCGTATTGATATGATAGCGGTATTTGCGTTCTGgatcaccttcttcttggctcTCACAGGCTATGAAGCCACTGCTGATCGCCACGTCTACATCTTTCGTGCACTTTCAGTCCTTCGTGCCGGGCGTCTCCTGGTGATCACGAGCGgtaccaccaccattcTTCATTCACTAAAACGTGCGGGTCCTATGCTCATTACTGTATCCTACTTTCTTGTTTTTGCTGCGTGCATATTCTCCATTATTGGGGTGCAGAGCTTCAGAGGAAGCTTTCGAAGAGCATGTGTGCTGACGGATCCCCACAACTCAAGTAATGTGATTCAGCTAGAAACGCAATGTGGAGGCTGGTTGGACCCTACTTCCTTCAAAAGCATGTCATATCTGAGCCTTGATGGAACATCCTCAGCTGTGCCGCCAAAGGGGTACATTTGCCCACTAGGGCAGATCTGTATG ACGACGGATGAAAACCCTAACAACAATGTTAACAGCTTCGACAATGTTTTCTCGTCTCTCGTCCAAGTCATCATTGTCATATCTA TCAACACATGGGCGCCAGTCATGTACATGGCTATGGACTCCGACTTTTTTGGAtcgtccctcttcttcatagCTGGCGTCATTGTACTAAACTTTTGGTTGATCAACTTGTTGATTGCTGTAGTGGTAAACACGTTCAGCGATATCCGAGCAGAAACGAAACGCAGTGCTTTTGGTGCCGGCGA GACGTTTTTAGGCACAGAGCCACATTGGGCGGCAGAAGACGAAAAGACCAAAAACAATAGACTGCTTGCCTTTTACCAAAAAACCGAGATTTTCTGGGTAATCCTGGTTGTAGCGGACCTGGTGGCGCAAGGAAGCAAGTCATCAAGCTCACCAGAGAGCATGCTTCGGCTTCTAG ATCGTCTTGAACTGGCTTTCACGCTCGCCTTTGACCTCGAGATCATCATTCGTTTTCTGGCATACTTTCCCGATTGGAGGACCTTCTTTTACCGAAAACGGAACTGTTTTGACCTTTTTCTGGCGATTGCCTGCTCTATCATCCAAATTCCAGCCATCAGCAACAGCCCAATCTATCCTTGGCTGACCGTTTTTCAACTGATAAGATGGTACCGAGTCATCCTGGCGTTCCCAAGGATGAAACCGTTATTGATCACGGTGTTTGGGAGTTTTAGCGGTTTGCTTAACATGGTAATCTTTTTGTTCTTAATGAACTTTCTGGGTGCTCTCATG GCTTTGCAATTGTTTCGTGGTGATCTGGAGGCTGGAGAAACAATCACGTTCTCGCAAACATATAATTCGTTCTTGGGGATGTACCAG ATCTTTTCATCCGAAAATTGGACGGATATTGTGTATGATACG ATGGGTGCAGAATCACAATACAAGCAGAACATAATTGCAGCAATTTTTTTGTGTGGCTggtttctcttctccaatttCATTGTACTTCAGATGTTCATCGCTGTCATCAACGAG AATTTCGCAATTGCGGAGGAACAAAAGCGCAAGCAACAAATCCAAGCTTTTATTCATCGAGCCGAAGCACCATCGGCCCACGCAAGCTGGATTGACCGTCTGAATCCTTATCGACTCATGACGGCTCGTCACAGAGCAGTCAGAGTAAAAACGCTTCCTCCTAATCTCATCCTGCCGTTAAAACAAAATGTCGGTATAGATGTGTCGGATGTGCCATCGTCCCTGCCAATGAATGATGGGAAAAGCACGAAAGGGGCTGTTAAACGGCTTTTAGGCAGAGACGGCGACGAAGATCAGATACCGCTCAAACGCTTCAAACGACCTCCGCCTCGCGAGTCTACGGATGACgccgaagatgaagacgatgacCGAGGATT GACGGATCTTTTACCTCCCCTCAACGCTGCTGTCTCAACGGACGAGCATATGGATGCATTTAGGGAGCGAAGAAATCAACAAGCTGACTTCATTGCCGCCCATCCGAGCTTCGACAAATCTCTATGGTTATTCAAACAAAATAATCCAATCCGCAAATTTTGCCAAGCATGCGTTCCGTCAGCATATGGGGAACGTATCTTCGGACGGTCTACTAATCCCACATTGGCGTTGATTGTCAAAACCGTAGTCTTTCTCGCAGTTGTTGCTAGcattgttgttgctgccATTGCTTCACCAAGCTACAGGCGCGAATACTATGCCGACCATGGAATTTCCCGACGGACGTGGTTCGATCTCACAGAAGTGGCTCTGGGCCTGATTTTCGTCTTGGAAGCTGCCATGAAGATTGTTGCCGACGGGTTCATTTTTGCACCCAATGCCTACCTACTTTCCCTCTGGAATGTACTCGACTTCATTATCCTAATAACGCTTCTCATCAATATCACAACGTCATTGATCTTTATCGGGGGCTTGAGCAGAGTGACAAGGGCTCTGAAAAGCTTTAGGGCTCTGAGACTTATCACTCTGTTCGGGAGGTTGAGGGACACGCTTCACGCCGTATTATTTGCTGGCGCATTGAAGATTTTAGACGCCTCCATTTTTATGATACTATATTTGATTCCATTCGCCGTCTGGGG CCTCAACATTTTCTCCGGTTTATTATACTACTGTAATGATGATGACTCCTCAGGATTAACATCTTGTATTGGCGAATTTTCCACTTCGTCAATTGATGACTCTCTTACCTACTTAGTCCCACGCGTTTGGGTCAATCCTACTGTTGACGAAAGCATTTGGTCATTCGATTCCTTCAGGGAATCGATTCTGATTCTTTTTGAAATCGTATCACTAGAAGGGTGGATTGATGTGATGGCCTCGGTGATGAACATAGTAGGCAGAGATCAACAGCCTCAGAATCAAGCATCGCAGTGGAACGCGATCTACCTAGTGATTTTCAATCTATTCGGCGGTGTAATCATCCTTACATTGTTTGTCAG TATTATCATCAAGAACTTCAGCACCCGGTCAGGCAATGCTCTCCTTACAAGTGAACAGCGACAATGGGTTGATCTTTCCAAGTTCATCAAAGCGCAAACTCCGTCCCAACTACCCAAAGGACGACCTAGGTTACCCTTCAGAGCGTGGTGCTACGACCGCGCAGTAAATAAGAATGGGTTCTGGGCGGTAGGCTTCACAATGATATACTACTTGCACATCTTGTTGCTCAT gatggaagatttcTCAGAGAATCTGCTGAACGAGGTGCAGCTAGATTGgatcttcttgtttttgaCGGTGCTTTATGCCGTGGACCTTCTTGTTCGGTTCTATGGTCTGGGGTTTAAATCCTTCAAATCGAATGGATGGAATATCTTTgatctcatcgtcatcacaGGCAGTTTTGCTACTACTATTCCTGCTCTACAGGCAGATAGCAGTGGTGGGACTGCTAATCAAGCCAATGTCCAATTACAAAAACTCTTTTTAGTATCGATTTCGTTGAAATTGGTGCAAAGAATCAGCTCGTTGAATCAGTTGTTTAAGACCTCGGT GGCAAGTCTTCCCGCCATTGGtaatctttttcttctctggGCTACCATCTTCATATTTTACGCCATCCTTTACTTGGAAGTCTTTGGCCTAACAAAGGAAGGGAATAATGCAGGCACGCGGTTTCAGAACTATTACACTTTTGGGAACGCGTTGCTTATGCTAGCATTTATGTCCACTGGTGAAGGATGGAACGGCTACATGCACGATTA TACTATTCAAGAACCCAGATGCACCGAGAATGGTAATTTTTTGGAGTCAGATTGCGGCAGTGCCCCAGGCGCGTACGTGTTATTTATCAGTTGGAATATTATCTCCAT GTATATCTTTGTGAACATGTTCACTGGTGTTGTGGTCGAATCTTTCGCCTACGTGTACCAGATGCCTGGGAAAAGTTCACTGAACAGAGAAGAGATGC GGGCTTTCAAACAATTATGGGCCGAATTTGATTCCCAAAGAATTGGGTATATCAAGCGCAAAGACCTTATCAGATTTTTTTCA CGCCTTACCGGCGTATTCGAAGTGCGACCTTTTCCGGTTGAATTTGGAGTACACAACATTATTCGCCACTCGAGGCCCGACCAAGTTGATAATAATGCCTCAAGTCAGTCGTATGTCATTACCGGGGTTAAGCATGCGGTGGATGTTAGACGCGTAGCAGAACAGATCGCCCAAATCGATTACAAACAGGTTCGTGTGCGGCGGCAACTATTTTCAAGACTATATAACGAGGCAAGGATATCCGAAGAGCCTGGCAAAGGGATCAGCTTTACAGCCATGCTGATGATGCTTGCTCACTATAAACttattgatgatgagagtgCCTTGCA GCTGGATGATCTTCTCTTGAGAAGGGCCAAGACCGAAAGAGTCACAGATTTAGTTAATTTGGATAGAGTGAGAGGCCTCCTTCGAACGATATATTGGCGAAAGCGATTCTTAGCCACACGCGATGCTCGCAAATTAACATTGAATGCCGAAGCTGAAG GTATCCCTGCTATCGTCCTGGATCCAACCCCTATTACTCCTCCGGATTATAATGGTCAATCGAGGTACGACACGCCGTACTCTCCTCAAGTCcaggaaaaggaagaaagcaTTCCAAAACGCATCACACCTACTGAGATCATACCTCCGACTTCATTTTCCCCTTCTGCCAGAACTTACCCGTTACCCGCCTCCGATTTATCCAACTCCTCCGATGGGAACAGCTTGCCCTCCCCCTCTCTCTACAATTCTCCGACTCGTTTAACATCAAGGCCGGCATTATTAGGAAGACAGCCATCTAACAACAGCCATTTGTCATCTGATGATGCCCATTACAGACG CGATTCAAGGCCGGATGAGGATTTGCACACAAAGGACTACGATGACGACATGTTAGACTCGATGTGGGGAG ATATGATGCGCGAAGCAGTAGATCAAGAAGGCATTAAAAATGAACAGGGTTGA
- a CDS encoding HAD hydrolase, family IIID, variant has product MSQDEPTGRRSPSCSEPHLHTDTTGNNISTQDSLSEDLEEGMKTVNARSDAETAASGKRVKVFHTSNTEEEQARRHKAFGNEDVMAREEETGAEEKEKSTNDEDASTTAFSAIINQRDQGDGHLADSDNVNMDNGDDESPQVSTVPLAEETDEEWWDLKMQWGGKVYDIHVGGNDMVYDFREKIASLTSIPPDAQKLIGLSPTVKGKLNASHDAMRFAHLGVKKGGKFVLVGTKVEERFVDPIKEQEGEGGEGEFDVDYKGIGRGNDPRNKRKIQEIIEKVPITVMNAPREGKKLLVLDLDYTIVDTKPLLSGTLPSSECARPGLHDFLELVYPHYDIVIWSQTSWRWLETKLIELDLFSDSRGYKISFVIDRTCMFPVFSQRNGQPYKHEVKPLAYLWASFPQWSAKNTIHIDDLSRNFALNPGEGLKIRAFNKAGSPDGRRDRELIKLGTYLIGIAASQRDFTTVNHKYWNGRVKGRRGRH; this is encoded by the exons ATGTCGCAGGACGAACCAACCGGCCGTCGTTCACCATCGTGTAGCGAGCCCCACCTGCACACAGACACCACAGGCAATAACATTTCCACTCAAGACTCGTTGTCAGAGgacttggaagaagggatgaaAACTGTCAATGCCCGTTCGGACGCGGAGACGGCAGCTAGTGGTAAGCGAGTAAAGGTTTTCCATACTTCCAACacagaggaggagcaagcGCGACGGCACAAGGCGTTCGGGAACGAAGATGTGATGGCGCGTGAAGAGGAGACAGGCgccgaagaaaaagagaaaagcacAAACGATGAGGATGCTTCTACAACCGCATTCTCTGCTATTATCAATCAAAGAGACCAAGGCGATGGCCACTTGGCTGATTCCGACAATGTAAATATGGACAACGGCGACGACGAATCACCACAAGTCTCCACCGTGCCTTTGGCCGAAGAGACAGATGAAGAGTGGTGGGACTTGAAAATGCAGTGGGGCGGTAAAGTGTACGACATTCATGTCGGTGGAAATGATAT GGTTTATGATTTCCGCGAGAAGATTGCTTCCCTCACGTCTATACCCCCCGACGCGCAGAAACTCATCGGTCTTTCTCCAACCGTCAAGGGCAAGCTCAACGCCTCGCACGATGCCATGCGGTTCGCCCATCTGGGGGTCAAGAAAGGCGGTAAATTCGTTTTGGTCGGGacaaaggtggaggaacgTTTTGTGGACCCTATAAAAGAacaggagggggagggtggGGAGGGCGAATTTGATGTAGATTATAAAGGCATAGGTCGGGGGAATGATCCCAGaaataagagaaagatACAAGAGATTATTGAAAAAGTGCCGATTACG GTGATGAATGCTCCtagagaaggaaagaaactTCTTGTCCTCGATTTGGACTATA cAATCGTAGACACAAAACCTCTTTTAAGCGGcacccttccatcctcggAATGTGCCCGGCCAGGATTACATGATTTTCTCGAACT CGTTTATCCGCACTATGATATAGTTATATGGTCTCAGACCTCTTGGCGATGGCTAGAAACCAAATTAATAGAGCTAGACCTGTTCAGCGATTCTAGAGGGTATAAGATCTCATTTGTAATCGATCGGACTTGTATGTTTCCC GTATTCTCACAACGAAATGGACAGCCCTACAAGCATGAAGTCAAACCTCTGGCATACTTGTGGGCATCGTTCCCTCAGTGGTCAGCCAAGAAT ACTATCCATATCGACGATCTTTCTAGAAATTTCGCATTAAATCCGGGAGAGGGACTAAAG ATTCGAGCATTTAACAAGGCCGGTTCTCCTGATGGGAGGAGGGATAGAGAATTAATAAAGCTTGGGACATAT TTGATTGGGATTGCTGCATCGCAGAGGGATTTCACCACGGTGAACCACAAG TACTGGAATGGGAGGGtaaagggaaggagaggacgGCACTAA
- a CDS encoding HAD hydrolase, family IIID: MSQDEPTGRRSPSCSEPHLHTDTTGNNISTQDSLSEDLEEGMKTVNARSDAETAASGKRVKVFHTSNTEEEQARRHKAFGNEDVMAREEETGAEEKEKSTNDEDASTTAFSAIINQRDQGDGHLADSDNVNMDNGDDESPQVSTVPLAEETDEEWWDLKMQWGGKVYDIHVGGNDMVYDFREKIASLTSIPPDAQKLIGLSPTVKGKLNASHDAMRFAHLGVKKGGKFVLVGTKVEERFVDPIKEQEGEGGEGEFDVDYKGIGRGNDPRNKRKIQEIIEKVPITVMNAPREGKKLLVLDLDYTIVDTKPLLSGTLPSSECARPGLHDFLELVYPHYDIVIWSQTSWRWLETKLIELDLFSDSRGYKISFVIDRTCMFPELKVFSQRNGQPYKHEVKPLAYLWASFPQWSAKNTIHIDDLSRNFALNPGEGLKIRAFNKAGSPDGRRDRELIKLGTYLIGIAASQRDFTTVNHKYWNGRVKGRRGRH, translated from the exons ATGTCGCAGGACGAACCAACCGGCCGTCGTTCACCATCGTGTAGCGAGCCCCACCTGCACACAGACACCACAGGCAATAACATTTCCACTCAAGACTCGTTGTCAGAGgacttggaagaagggatgaaAACTGTCAATGCCCGTTCGGACGCGGAGACGGCAGCTAGTGGTAAGCGAGTAAAGGTTTTCCATACTTCCAACacagaggaggagcaagcGCGACGGCACAAGGCGTTCGGGAACGAAGATGTGATGGCGCGTGAAGAGGAGACAGGCgccgaagaaaaagagaaaagcacAAACGATGAGGATGCTTCTACAACCGCATTCTCTGCTATTATCAATCAAAGAGACCAAGGCGATGGCCACTTGGCTGATTCCGACAATGTAAATATGGACAACGGCGACGACGAATCACCACAAGTCTCCACCGTGCCTTTGGCCGAAGAGACAGATGAAGAGTGGTGGGACTTGAAAATGCAGTGGGGCGGTAAAGTGTACGACATTCATGTCGGTGGAAATGATAT GGTTTATGATTTCCGCGAGAAGATTGCTTCCCTCACGTCTATACCCCCCGACGCGCAGAAACTCATCGGTCTTTCTCCAACCGTCAAGGGCAAGCTCAACGCCTCGCACGATGCCATGCGGTTCGCCCATCTGGGGGTCAAGAAAGGCGGTAAATTCGTTTTGGTCGGGacaaaggtggaggaacgTTTTGTGGACCCTATAAAAGAacaggagggggagggtggGGAGGGCGAATTTGATGTAGATTATAAAGGCATAGGTCGGGGGAATGATCCCAGaaataagagaaagatACAAGAGATTATTGAAAAAGTGCCGATTACG GTGATGAATGCTCCtagagaaggaaagaaactTCTTGTCCTCGATTTGGACTATA cAATCGTAGACACAAAACCTCTTTTAAGCGGcacccttccatcctcggAATGTGCCCGGCCAGGATTACATGATTTTCTCGAACT CGTTTATCCGCACTATGATATAGTTATATGGTCTCAGACCTCTTGGCGATGGCTAGAAACCAAATTAATAGAGCTAGACCTGTTCAGCGATTCTAGAGGGTATAAGATCTCATTTGTAATCGATCGGACTTGTATGTTTCCC GAATTAAAGGTATTCTCACAACGAAATGGACAGCCCTACAAGCATGAAGTCAAACCTCTGGCATACTTGTGGGCATCGTTCCCTCAGTGGTCAGCCAAGAAT ACTATCCATATCGACGATCTTTCTAGAAATTTCGCATTAAATCCGGGAGAGGGACTAAAG ATTCGAGCATTTAACAAGGCCGGTTCTCCTGATGGGAGGAGGGATAGAGAATTAATAAAGCTTGGGACATAT TTGATTGGGATTGCTGCATCGCAGAGGGATTTCACCACGGTGAACCACAAG TACTGGAATGGGAGGGtaaagggaaggagaggacgGCACTAA
- a CDS encoding transcription activator has protein sequence MAASLPIFHLLPGHHPAYPPSPTFSDPAFSAQYDSSFPANMDLSKSNHHPLNNYPFSAPPGTSAPQYSSRHIPSYPNLVPPNFSRGSYAAVQGGEDPTAFLDLDLSQPGPSTYHQQQPQPQSAAHHYHQPDHEYVQSDAEDDESLVQVKEELQDERQEGEEQGADVDNEEPLYVNAKQYHRILKRRMARARLEELNRLVRSRKPYLHESRHRHACSRPRGKGGRFLTAEEIETLKRQEAEKASKGEDAAQASA, from the exons ATGGCAGCCTCCCtccccatcttccacctcctcccggGCCACCACCCCGCCTAccctccctcccccaccTTCTCCGACCCCGCGTTTTCCGCACAGTATGACTCCTCGTTCCCTGCCAACATGGACCTCTCCAAGTCCAACCACCACC CCCTCAACAACTATCCCTTTTCCGCCCCGCCAGGCACATCAGCGCCCCAGTACTCCAGCCGCCACATTCCTTCCTACCCCAACCTCGTCCCGCCCAACTTTTCTCGCGGCTCATACGCTGCCGTCCAGGGCGGCGAGGATCCCACGGCATTTCTTGATCTCGACCTCTCCCAGCCCGGGCCATCGACCTAccatcagcagcagccacagCCGCAGTCCGCCGCACATCACTATCACCAGCCGGACCACGAGTATGTCCAAAGTGACGCAGAGGACGACGAGTCGCTTGTCcaggtgaaagaagagttgCAGGATGAAcggcaggaaggagaggagcaaGGCGCCGATGTGGACAATGAGGAGCCGCTGTACGTGAATGCCAAGCAGTACCACCGGATCCTCAAGCGGAGAATGGCGAGGGCCAGGCTGGAAGAATTGAACAGGCTCGTGAGATCCCGCAAG CCCTATCTACACGAATCGCGCCACCGCCATGCGTGCTCTCGACCAAGGGGTAAGGGCGGGCGTTTCCTTACCGCCGAGGAAATTGAGACACTCAAGCGACAAGAAGCTGAAAAGGCGTCAAAGGGCGAAGATGCGGCCCAAGCCTCTGCGTAA
- a CDS encoding ATP synthase F1, delta subunit codes for MPAIARQLLARGYATAATAVKAPLQLNSLTGTYATSTYLAALKKSPKDLEALAKDVEAFDRKIKEDAKVAAFIQNPTLSASERSTALSSIVPSGASPILSNLLSVLSENGRLASAPKVFADFHSLMAAYRGELEVVVTSAEPLDSKSLNRLDKALKGTEIAQGKTLKVVNRVNDSVLGGLLVDFGDKTIDLSASSKVNRFNAALTQGV; via the exons ATGCCCGCCATCGCCCGCCAGCTCCTCGCGAGGGGATATgccaccgccgccaccgCAGTCAAG GCTCCCCTCCAGCTCAACTCGCTCACCGGCACGTATGCCACCTCCACCTACCTCGCCGCCTTGAAAAAGTCCCCCAAGGACCTCGAGGCCCTCGCAAAGGACGTCGAGGCCTTTGACaggaagatcaaggaggaCGCAAAGGTCGCCGCCTTCATCC AAAACCCCACCCTCTCCGCCTCGGAGCGATCCACCGCCCTCTCATCCATCGTCCCCTCGGGCGCCTcccccatcctctccaacctcctctccgtCCTCTCCGAGAACGGCCGTCTCGCTTCTGCGCCCAAGGTCTTTGCCGACTTCCACTCGCTCATGGCTGCCTACAGGGGTGAGCTCGAGGTCGTCGTCACCAGCGCCGAGCCCCTCGACTCCAAGTCTTTGAACAGGCTCGACAAGGCTTTGAAGGGTACCGAGATTGCCCAGGGCAAGACTTTGAAGGTTGTCAACAGG GTCAACGACAGCGTTCTCGGTGGTCTCCTCGTCGACTTTGGAGACAAGACTA TCGACctttctgcctcttccaagGTCAACCGATTCAATGCCGCTCTTACCC AGGGTGTGTAA